From the Lolium rigidum isolate FL_2022 chromosome 2, APGP_CSIRO_Lrig_0.1, whole genome shotgun sequence genome, one window contains:
- the LOC124690541 gene encoding uncharacterized methyltransferase At2g41040, chloroplastic-like → CSLRKKIRDIKTEQNDVSKTEVFACPVCYEPLIRKGPPGMNLSAIYKTGFKCSKCNKSYTSKDIFLDLTVTSGTKEYSELKPARTELFRSPLVSFLYGRGWRQNFNRSGFPGRDEEFQMAQYYFHPVAGGILVDVSCGSGLFARKFATSGAYSSGIALDFSENMLRQCYDYIC, encoded by the exons TGCTCGTTACGTAAAAAGATTCGGGATATCAAAACTGAGCAGAATGACGTTTCAAAGACTGAGGTGTTCGCGTGTCCTGTTTGCTATGAACCACTGATAAGGAAAGGGCCGCCAGGTATGAACTT GTCTGCAATTTATAAGACCGGATTCAAGTGTTCAAAATGCAACAAGTCATACACCAGCAAAGATATTTTCTTGGATCTCACAGTCACTTCAGGAACAAAAGAATACAGCGAGCTGAAGCCTGCTAGAACTGAGCTGTTCAGGAGCCCGCTCGTTTCATTTCTTTACGGGAGAGGATGGCGTCAGAACTTCAACCGGAGTGGCTTCCCTGGTCGTGATGAAGAG TTCCAAATGGCTCAATATTATTTCCATCCAGTTGCTGGTGGTATACTCGTTGATGTCAGCTGCGGCAGTGGCTTGTTTGCAAGGAAGTTCGCAACGTCTGGGGCATACTCATCAGGGATTGCTCTGGACTTTTCTGAGAATATGCTCCGCCAATGCTATGATTACATCTGTtag